Proteins from one Verrucomicrobiaceae bacterium genomic window:
- a CDS encoding DUF4256 domain-containing protein, with protein sequence MKVRQKNETLPAERDAALLAVLRLRFEQNRTRHPGIEWSKVQAKLTSQPEKLASLHEMEQTGGEPDVVGVEQKSGEYLFVDCSTETPKERRSVYYDREGLESRKEHRPANTAQDMAAAMGIELLTEAQYVELQRLGAFDAKTSSWLETPPGIRKLGGALYAERRYDRVFIGHNGAQSYYGVRGFRGVLRV encoded by the coding sequence ATGAAAGTCCGCCAAAAGAACGAAACGCTGCCTGCGGAGCGAGATGCCGCGCTGCTGGCGGTGCTACGCCTGCGCTTTGAGCAAAACCGCACGCGACACCCTGGGATCGAGTGGAGCAAGGTGCAGGCAAAGCTGACCTCGCAGCCTGAGAAACTGGCTTCACTCCATGAAATGGAGCAAACGGGCGGTGAGCCGGATGTGGTGGGAGTGGAGCAAAAATCTGGCGAATACCTCTTCGTGGATTGCAGCACAGAGACACCGAAAGAACGCCGCAGCGTGTACTATGACCGTGAAGGGCTGGAATCACGCAAAGAGCACCGCCCAGCGAACACGGCGCAGGACATGGCCGCGGCGATGGGGATCGAGCTTTTGACCGAGGCGCAGTATGTGGAGTTGCAGAGGCTCGGAGCCTTTGACGCGAAGACCTCGAGCTGGCTAGAGACGCCTCCTGGCATCCGAAAACTCGGTGGGGCACTCTACGCCGAGCGGCGCTATGACCGTGTATTCATCGGCCACAATGGAGCGCAGTCGTACTACGGCGTACGGGGCTTTCGTGGGGTGCTGCGGGTGTAG
- a CDS encoding peptide MFS transporter gives MTADTRHPPGLRTLFFTEMWERWSFYGMRALLVPFMIAAGSGLGFEAKEAAAIYGLYLAIVYASALPGGWIGDRLLGAKRAVWWGGVIISLGHLMLGFHGRTIFLAGLLVIAIASGLLKSNMSALVGQLYPEGGQRRDAGFTIFYFGINVGAFFAPLVSGWLRDSASWGWKWAFASATAGMFLGLIQFQLSHKRLEGVGERIVHAGQNVRRDWMIFSFALVLVAAFAVLCAVGAITLDAVWLAHAISVAILVAAGLYYAWLLFFAGLDGDERARIWLTLVFFFTSALFFAGFEQSGSSFNVFADQHTNRAMFGSVVPAEWFQAINPLFVMMFAPVLAWLWQALDRRGFGLSLTGKMGWAMLLLAAGFLMAVWMARHSLSVGKVSPLWLVGVYFLLTMGELCLSPVGLSAFTKLSPARYTAQMMGIWFLGTSLGDVLSGLIAGHVSGDAMQDMPAIFMKVVWISAITGGVLLLFAKPIQKLARGVE, from the coding sequence ATGACCGCTGACACCAGACACCCGCCCGGACTCCGCACGCTGTTTTTCACTGAAATGTGGGAGCGATGGAGCTTCTACGGGATGCGTGCGCTGCTGGTGCCTTTCATGATCGCGGCGGGATCTGGGCTGGGCTTTGAGGCGAAGGAAGCGGCGGCGATTTATGGGCTCTATCTGGCGATCGTGTATGCTAGTGCGCTGCCGGGGGGCTGGATCGGTGACCGACTGCTAGGCGCGAAGCGTGCGGTGTGGTGGGGCGGTGTGATCATCTCGCTGGGACATCTGATGCTGGGCTTTCACGGGCGCACGATCTTCCTGGCAGGTCTGTTGGTCATCGCGATAGCCTCTGGGCTACTGAAGTCGAATATGAGTGCGCTGGTGGGCCAGCTCTATCCAGAAGGCGGGCAGAGGCGGGATGCGGGATTCACGATTTTTTACTTTGGGATCAATGTGGGGGCGTTTTTTGCGCCGCTGGTCAGTGGGTGGCTGCGTGATTCAGCCTCCTGGGGATGGAAGTGGGCCTTTGCCTCGGCGACGGCGGGGATGTTCCTGGGGCTGATCCAGTTCCAGCTCTCCCACAAGCGGCTGGAGGGTGTGGGCGAGCGGATCGTGCATGCTGGGCAGAATGTGCGGCGTGACTGGATGATTTTCAGCTTTGCGCTGGTGCTGGTGGCTGCTTTTGCGGTGCTGTGTGCGGTGGGGGCGATCACGCTGGATGCAGTGTGGCTCGCGCATGCCATCTCGGTCGCGATTCTGGTCGCTGCGGGGCTCTATTACGCGTGGCTGCTGTTTTTTGCGGGGCTGGATGGGGATGAGCGGGCGCGGATCTGGCTGACGCTGGTGTTCTTTTTCACGAGTGCGCTGTTCTTCGCGGGTTTTGAGCAATCGGGCTCGTCTTTTAATGTGTTCGCGGATCAGCACACAAATCGGGCGATGTTTGGCAGCGTGGTGCCAGCGGAGTGGTTTCAGGCGATCAATCCGCTCTTTGTGATGATGTTTGCACCGGTGCTGGCGTGGCTATGGCAGGCGCTGGATCGGCGTGGATTCGGCCTGTCACTGACGGGGAAGATGGGCTGGGCGATGCTGCTGCTGGCGGCGGGCTTTCTGATGGCGGTGTGGATGGCGCGGCACTCGCTGAGCGTGGGCAAAGTATCGCCACTGTGGCTCGTGGGTGTGTACTTTCTGCTGACGATGGGTGAGCTCTGCCTGAGCCCGGTGGGACTGAGTGCTTTTACAAAGCTCTCGCCTGCACGCTACACGGCGCAGATGATGGGTATCTGGTTCCTGGGCACGAGTCTGGGTGATGTGCTCAGTGGACTGATCGCTGGCCATGTGTCTGGTGATGCGATGCAGGACATGCCCGCCATTTTCATGAAGGTGGTGTGGATCTCTGCGATCACCGGCGGTGTGCTGCTCCTTTTTGCCAAGCCGATCCAAAAACTGGCTCGCGGTGTGGAATAG